The following coding sequences are from one Mastomys coucha isolate ucsf_1 unplaced genomic scaffold, UCSF_Mcou_1 pScaffold9, whole genome shotgun sequence window:
- the Il17d gene encoding interleukin-17D, giving the protein MLGTLVWMLAVGFLLALAPGRAAGALRTGRRPARPRDCADRPEELLEQLYGRLAAGVLSAFHHTLQLGPRNASCPAGGRPADRRFRPPTNLRSVSPWAYRISYDPARFPRYLPEAYCLCRGCLTGLYGEEDFRFRSTPVFSPAVVLRRTAACAGGRSVYAEHYITIPVGCTCVPEPDKSADSANSSMDKLLLGPADRPAGR; this is encoded by the exons ATGTTGGGGACACTG GTCTGGATGCTCGCGGTCGGCTTCCTGCTGGCGCTGGCGCCGGGCCGCGCGGCAGGCGCGCTGAGGACCGGGAGGCGCCCGGCGCGGCCGCGGGACTGCGCGGACCGGCCGGAGGAGCTCCTGGAGCAGCTGTACGGGCGGCTGGCGGCCGGCGTGCTCAGCGCCTTCCACCACACGCTGCAGCTCGGGCCGCGCAACGCCAGCTGCCCGGCCGGGGGCAGGCCCGCCGACCGCCGCTTCCGGCCGCCCACCAACCTGCGCAGCGTGTCGCCCTGGGCGTACAG GATTTCCTACGACCCTGCTCGCTTTCCGAGGTACCTGCCAGAAGCATACTGCCTGTGCCGAGGCTGCCTGACCGGACTCTACGGTGAAGAGGACTTCCGCTTTCGCAGCACACCGGTCTTCTCTCCGGCCGTGGTGCTGCGGCGCACGGCGGCCTGCGCGGGCGGCCGCTCTGTGTATGCCGAACACTACATCACCATCCCGGTGGGCTGCACTTGTGTGCCCGAGCCGGACAAGTCCGCGGACAGTGCGAACTCCAGCATGGACAAGCTGCTGCTGGGACCCGCCGACAGGCCGGCGGGGCGCTGA